The following coding sequences lie in one Helicoverpa zea isolate HzStark_Cry1AcR chromosome 14, ilHelZeax1.1, whole genome shotgun sequence genomic window:
- the LOC124636385 gene encoding RUN domain-containing protein 1, whose amino-acid sequence MDTPGEYEENEFPIWQEPRCEPLGAPKETLCDENTPEQAQGDRLHALEEEQEILSSSVFSLTSHLAQVEFRLRQILKAPPEEKDEMLKALEEFTSRGVPDSRAAPQGSSGDASCGECIELERKITRQRTKQAHFIDRLKTQLKELERFAADPGMPTDSRHRTLIDHLRTEIDQSLEEGCHQPLTAEELRHQINCAVRQYADRQLSKDEIISKLQAHIEDMQKFIKLMKNEELKSSKLAPETKKVGKSETFEKNFNKSKNNDDLRAETINLMRKASTLIQIFTVSQFGCSPNTNRRYDGKSSTTVSHWGNLRARLEMSVDGVLHLVSRDRPSHTMIDNYDSESEEGGIVINDAPLTTAVRRHLAINLRDLLHHGLTGPESSSLVPIIGCFPVRRSSTSRATHVWELILRYYDLNDGDRFNSTPARKLSQSFNLDIVGGTAITNKQSLLSAIGSIVASHTPYKRSYDAHFKAFVCAALNAHKLVIWLNIILKSRSLIDAYYSSTSYVVNTGFQDALQSLDRLTPYNFELPVDLAVKQFQNIKDVFM is encoded by the coding sequence ATGGATACACCCGGTGAATACGAAGAAAATGAATTCCCTATCTGGCAAGAACCTCGGTGTGAGCCCTTGGGAGCGCCCAAGGAGACTCTATGCGACGAAAACACCCCCGAGCAGGCACAAGGTGACAGGCTACACGCTCTGGAAGAAGAACAAGAAATCTTATCCTCATCAGTGTTTTCCCTGACCTCACATTTAGCGCAAGTAGAGTTTCGTTTACGACAAATTTTGAAAGCCCCGCCGGAAGAGAAAGATGAAATGCTCAAAGCTCTCGAGGAGTTCACATCACGTGGAGTTCCTGATTCTCGAGCTGCTCCTCAAGGCAGTTCGGGGGACGCATCATGTGGCGAATGTATTGAACTTGAAAGGAAAATAACGCGCCAACGCACGAAACAGGCACACTTCATCGATAGGCTTAAAACACAACTGAAAGAACTAGAACGTTTTGCAGCTGACCCTGGCATGCCAACCGACAGTAGACATAGGACATTGATTGACCATTTACGAACTGAAATAGACCAGAGCCTTGAAGAAGGATGTCATCAACCACTTACTGCAGAGGAACTCAGGCATCAAATCAACTGTGCAGTCCGCCAGTATGCAGACAGACAGCTATCCAAAGATGAAATTATCAGCAAACTACAAGCACACATAGAGGACATGCAGAAATTCATAAAACTAATGAAGAATGAGGAACTTAAAAGCTCTAAACTGGCTCCAGAAACAAAAAAAGTTGGAAAATCAGAAACCTTTGAGAAAAACttcaacaaaagtaaaaacaatgaTGATTTGAGAGCCGAAACTATTAATTTGATGAGGAAAGCCTCAACTTTAATTCAGATTTTTACTGTGTCACAGTTTGGTTGTTCACCCAACACTAATAGAAGGTATGATGGGAAATCGTCAACTACAGTTAGCCATTGGGGTAATTTACGAGCCCGCCTGGAGATGTCTGTAGATGGGGTTCTCCATTTAGTGTCTAGAGATAGACCATCTCACACAATGATTGACAACTATGACAGTGAATCTGAAGAAGGTGGCATTGTCATCAACGATGCTCCTCTTACAACAGCTGTTCGCAGACATTTAGCTATTAATTTACGTGATTTATTGCACCATGGTCTTACTGGGCCCGAATCTAGCTCCCTTGTTCCTATAATTGGGTGCTTTCCAGTACGCAGATCTTCCACCTCCAGAGCTACACATGTCTGGGAACTAATCCTCCGCTATTATGATCTGAATGATGGTGACAGGTTTAATTCTACTCCTGCTAGAAAATTAAGTCAAAGCTTCAATTTGGATATTGTTGGAGGGACAGCTATAACTAATAAGCAAAGTTTGTTGAGTGCTATTGGCAGCATAGTTGCCTCCCACACACCATACAAAAGGAGTTATGATGCTCATTTCAAAGCTTTTGTTTGTGCCGCATTAAACGCTCACAAACTTGTTATCTGGTTAAATATCATTTTGAAAAGCCGTTCATTGATTGATGCATACTATTCATCTACTAGCTACGTTGTCAATACTGGGTTCCAAGATGCCTTGCAAAGCTTAGACCGCTTGACTCCTTACAATTTTGAATTACCTGTCGACCTTGCTGTCAAACAGTTTCAGAATATCAAAgatgtatttatgtaa
- the LOC124636386 gene encoding fumarate hydratase, mitochondrial-like yields the protein MECSSCLGEVKEVKMRKERDTMGEVEVPDDRLYGSQTVRSIMNFPIGGIEERMPYPVIIAFGILKKAAAKVNMEYGLEKKLAEAIMQACDDVISGKLYREGHFPLVIWQTGSGTQSNMNTNEVVANRAIQILGGKLGTKTPVHPNDHVNKSQSSNDTYPTAMHIAVAMELRDRLMPGLVALKNTMEAKSKDFDKIIKIGRTHLMDAVPLTLGQEFSGYATQLSFGIERVCSTLPRLHYLALGGTAVGTGLNTRIGFAEKCAAEIASITGIPFETAPNKFEALASHDAMVEVSGALNTIACSLMKIANDIRLLASGPRCGLGELMLPENEPGSSIMPGKVNPTQCEALTMVAAQVMGNHVAVTVGGSNGHFELNVFKTMMVANVLRSIRLLGDACQAFNKNCAVGIKANTAQIQKIMHESLMLVTALNPHIGYDKAAQIAKQAHKEGGNLKDTAIKMGLLTAEQFDQWVKPEEMLGPK from the exons ATGGAATGCTCATCTTGTCTCGGTGAAGTTAAAGAAGTCAAAATG AGAAAAGAGCGCGATACCATGGGAGAGGTGGAGGTACCTGATGACAGACTATACGGTTCCCAGACTGTCAGGTCAATCATGAACTTCCCCATTGGAGGTATCGAGGAACGAATGCCG TACCCTGTCATCATCGCCTTTGGTATCCTAAAGAAAGCTGCCGCCAAAGTGAACATGGAGTATGGTCTTGAGAAGAAACTTG CGGAAGCTATTATGCAGGCATGTGATGATGTCATATCGGGCAAACTATACAGGGAGGGCCACTTCCCTCTCGTCATCTGGCAGACAGGATCTGGCACCCAGTCCAACATGAACACTAATGAG GTGGTGGCAAACAGGGCAATTCAGATCTTAGGTGGCAAGTTAGGCACCAAGACCCCCGTGCATCCGAACGACCACGTGAACAAATCCCAGAGCTCCAACGATACCTACCCCACGGCTATGCACATTGCTGTGGCCATGGAACTCAGGGACAGGCTCATGCCTGGCCTCGTAGCACTCAAGAACACTATGGAGGCAAAGTCTAAGGATTTTGACAAGATCATCAAAATTGGCAG GACGCATTTGATGGACGCCGTACCCCTAACCCTGGGCCAGGAGTTCAGCGGCTACGCTACTCAGCTTTCATTCGGTATCGAGCGCGTGTGCAGCACGCTGCCGCGCCTGCACTACCTGGCACTGGGAGGCACGGCCGTCGGCACTGGCCTTAATACACGTATTGGATTCGCAGAAAAATGCGCCGCCGAAATTGCCTCCATCACAG GAATTCCATTCGAAACGGCGCCAAATAAGTTCGAAGCCTTGGCCAGTCATGACGCTATGGTGGAAGTATCAGGAGCGCTCAACACAATAGCTTGTTCACTGATGAAGATCGCCAATGACATTCGTCTCCTAGCATCTGGACCTAGGTGTGGTTTGGGCGAGCTGATGCTACCGGAGAATGAACCTGGATCATCTATTATGCCTG GCAAGGTGAATCCGACCCAGTGTGAGGCTCTCACGATGGTGGCAGCGCAGGTGATGGGCAACCACGTGGCCGTCACGGTCGGAGGCAGCAACGGACACTTCGAACTCAATGTATTCAAGACCATGATGGTCGCTAACGTGTTGAGATCGATAAGGCTTCTCG GTGATGCCTGTCAAGCTTTCAACAAGAACTGTGCAGTCGGTATCAAGGCGAACACAGCGCAGATCCAGAAAATCATGCACGAATCGCTCATGTTGGTCACAGCGCTCAACCCACACATCGGTTACGATAAG GCTGCACAAATTGCGAAACAAGCTCACAAAGAAGGTGGTAACCTAAAAGACACGGCTATCAAGATGGGACTCCTTACTGCAGAACAGTTTGACCAATGGGTGAAGCCAGAAGAAATGCTGGGTCCTAAGTAA